The genomic DNA CTCTCCGACGAACAAAAGCAGGTCGTGGCCATCACCCGCGCCTTTTGCCGCCCGTTCCGGCTCCTGCTCCTCGACGATACGCTGGCCACCTTGAGTTTCCACCGCCAGGAGATCCTCTTGAACAAGATCCGGGAACTCTCCGGCAAGGGCGTAGCCGTCATCATCAGCAGCGACAACCTCAAGCACCTGTTCGCGGTCACCGACCGGATCCTGATCCTCCATCAAGGGCGGCAGGCCGCCGTCCGTCCGACCGGCGAATCCACCCCGCGCGAGATCGTCGAGTTGATCGTCGGCTCCCGCCAGCACGAACAGGTCACGCCGGTCATCTGGGCGATCGAGGGGTACCATGCGGCGCAGAAACAGGCCGAGGAGCTCTCCCGCTCCCAAGCCGCCCTGCGCGAAAGCCTGGAGGCCCAAGGCTCCATCAACCGCCAGCTGATCGAGCGCCTGCGGGCGCAAATCGGAGCCTCGGAGCAGCTGACTCTCGCCTTGCGGGCGGCCCATACGCGGCTGATGACCGAACGCGAAGAAGAACGAAAATCCCTAGCCCGCGACCTGCACGACCGGATGATTCAGGATCTGCTGAGCTTGAATTACCGGCTGGAGGAGATCCAGAACCGGAAGGATGCGGGCGCGCCGGCCGAGGAGCTGATCTCCATCCGCGAAGGCATCCGCCAGACCGTCAGCGACTTGCGGCAGCTCTGCAGCGATCTGCGCCCTCCGACCATCGACAACTTCGGCCTTCCCGCCGCAATTCACTCGCTCGCCCGGGATTGGTCCGAACGCCACGGCATCGACCTGGATTTGGATTTGGATCCGGACCTGGGGCGCCTGCCGGAGCCGATCGAGCTGTCGGCGTTCCGGATCGTCCAGGAAGGGCTGAACAACATCTGCAAGCACGCCCAGGCCAAACACGTGAGACTCTGCCTTCAGCGGACTCCGACGGCCGGCCTGCGGATCCGCTTGTGCGACGACGGACAGGGGCTGTCGGAGGTTCCGGATTTGGCCGGCCTTTCGGCCCGCAAACACTTCGGCCTGCTGGGAATCAGCGAACGGGTGGCGCTGCTCGGCGGCGCGATGAAAATCGGAGAACACCCGGCCGGCGGGGTCGTTTTGGAAGTGGAAATCCCCAACCCGTACCCATCCGCCTGACGCCTTTTCCTCCCAACCCAACCAAAACACCATCGCGGGAGGCGGCTGAGCGGCGCTCACTGCATAGCGCGCCCCCTTTTTCGGCACCCTGATAGAATGAGAGGACATCCGCGGCGCAGCGGGCCGCGGCGGCGACGGCCACGGATCCTCCCATGAAAGAAAAAAGCACGCCTCCGGAACCCTACCTGCTTGCGGCGCTGGGCATCCTGCGCGAATCCGCGGAGAAGATCAACCGGCTTTCGGGGGCGGAATCGGTTTCCGAGGCGATGCGGCTGATCGCCGAGGCCGCCGTCCGGCTGATCGACCCGGAGCTGAGCGGCAAAGGGGCCGCGTCGGTTTGGGCCTACGATCCGGAACGCTCCAGGTTCGACCCCTTGCCGCGGATGGGCGCGGGCGGAGGCGAAGGGGCGCCGCCGGAGGATTTTCCGCGCCCCGACGGGTTGGGCGCGCGGGCGATCCGCAACCGGAGGCGGATCCTTTCCTACGAGGAATCCGCGCCCCCGGATCATCCGGGCCGGATCCAGGCCGGGATCCGGGCAACGGCTTGTTTCCCGCTCCTGGCGGCCGAGCAGCCCGCCGGCGCGTTGTACGCCGGCCTGCGGTCCGGCCGCCGCTTCACGCCGAGCGAACTGCTTTGCCTCGACCTTTTGGCCGGCCAATCAGCGGCGGCGGTCCGCAACACCCGCCGGTTCGAGGCGGTCAACCGCGCCCTGCAGCGCAAGGTGGACGAACTCGAGCGGCTGCACGGCGCCGAACGGCTGATCTCTTCGCGCCGCAGCCTCGCGGAAACCCTGCGCGAAATCCTCCGCACCGCGGTCGAGCTGACCCGCGCCTCGCACGGCTCCTTCCGGCTGATCGACAAGCGCTCCGGAAACCTCCGCCTGGCCGCGCTTTCGGGGCGCGACGACCTGCCTTCCGATCCGGCCGAGCCCGACCTGCCGGTGGACGACGCCCACAGCGTGGTCGGTTGGGTCGCCAGGCGCCGCGAAGCCGTGCGGATCGACGACCTGAGAGAGGCCCCCTGGAGCGCCATCTACCGGCCGCTGCATTCCAAAGGGCGGATGCTTTCGGAACTGGCCACGCCCCTGCTGGGCGCGGGCGGCGCGCTCGAGGGCGTGATCAACCTCGAAAGCCCCCGGCCGGGCGCGTTCACGGAGGACGACCAGCGGTTGATGGACGCGCTCGCCACCCAGGCGGTGATCGCCCTGCAGGAGGCGAGACTCCTCGAGGCCCTGGAAGAAGTCACGCTCCGCATGATCCAATGGCCGCTGGACAGACTGCTCGGGTTCATCATCCAGCAGGCCTGCGACCTGATCCACGCCCCGCACGGCGTGGTGTGGGTCCTCTCCGCCGCGGATCCGGAGACCCTGGCGGTGCGCGCGGCCACCGCCGGGCACTCGCCGGGCGAGACCCTGCCGCTGGCGGGGAGCATGATCGGGAGCTCCTTGCACCGGCGTCGGCCGCTGACCAGCCCGGACGTCGGGGCGGATCCGC from Anaerolineales bacterium includes the following:
- a CDS encoding ATP-binding cassette domain-containing protein; translated protein: MADPLLRAVEVAKQFGELTALSDVTFALQAGEVLGVVGQRGAGKSTLFHILSGAIPPSQGEIFYAGSRMRFRGAHQAHALGIEAVSQQPMLAGNINVARNIFLGREAGWPGRLRLLADFSKMNREAEELLAAFDIPKSLLRERTVDLSDEQKQVVAITRAFCRPFRLLLLDDTLATLSFHRQEILLNKIRELSGKGVAVIISSDNLKHLFAVTDRILILHQGRQAAVRPTGESTPREIVELIVGSRQHEQVTPVIWAIEGYHAAQKQAEELSRSQAALRESLEAQGSINRQLIERLRAQIGASEQLTLALRAAHTRLMTEREEERKSLARDLHDRMIQDLLSLNYRLEEIQNRKDAGAPAEELISIREGIRQTVSDLRQLCSDLRPPTIDNFGLPAAIHSLARDWSERHGIDLDLDLDPDLGRLPEPIELSAFRIVQEGLNNICKHAQAKHVRLCLQRTPTAGLRIRLCDDGQGLSEVPDLAGLSARKHFGLLGISERVALLGGAMKIGEHPAGGVVLEVEIPNPYPSA
- a CDS encoding GAF domain-containing protein, producing MKEKSTPPEPYLLAALGILRESAEKINRLSGAESVSEAMRLIAEAAVRLIDPELSGKGAASVWAYDPERSRFDPLPRMGAGGGEGAPPEDFPRPDGLGARAIRNRRRILSYEESAPPDHPGRIQAGIRATACFPLLAAEQPAGALYAGLRSGRRFTPSELLCLDLLAGQSAAAVRNTRRFEAVNRALQRKVDELERLHGAERLISSRRSLAETLREILRTAVELTRASHGSFRLIDKRSGNLRLAALSGRDDLPSDPAEPDLPVDDAHSVVGWVARRREAVRIDDLREAPWSAIYRPLHSKGRMLSELATPLLGAGGALEGVINLESPRPGAFTEDDQRLMDALATQAVIALQEARLLEALEEVTLRMIQWPLDRLLGFIIQQACDLIHAPHGVVWVLSAADPETLAVRAATAGHSPGETLPLAGSMIGSSLHRRRPLTSPDVGADPRFLRRDLARRMGWVSGLIVPLLMRDGTPRGALTLYTSEPRTFSEWDQRLLTWLANHTAIAIQEAETLEALAQARERQTLAETFAALGDVAANLLHRVNNLVGIIPVRVQGVLEKRPAVRDDAYLAAALSEIEENARMAMAAARDAMAYLRPVKLQPTSAEISCRTAIERLKLPPEIRVSAAGLDSLPRVLAGEEQLRLVFFNLLENAADALEGMNADTGRIPEIRIEGRVIPDPLGGAPRQVEICISDNGPGIPPDRREKIFDLAFSSKRSPRKLGFGLWWVKTLITRLGGEIDLSDSGGEGCAFRIRLPSGDLPGGLPSGDLPGDDPSTANA